Below is a window of Halomonas sp. Bachu 37 DNA.
TGTCAAGCGTGGCGTTGTCGCCCGTCGTCGTCACAAGAAGATTCTCAAGCAGGCCAAGGGTTACTACGGTGCACGTTCGCGTGTTTTCCGCGTAGCCAAGCAGGCTGTTATCAAGGCCGGCCAGTATGCTTACCGTGACCGCCGCAACCGCAAGCGCCAGTTCCGTGCGCTGTGGATCCAGCGTATCAATGCTGGTGCGCGCCTGAACGGCATGTCCTACAGCCGTTTCGTTGGTGGTTTGAAGAAAGCCGGCATCGAGATCGACCGTAAGGTTCTGGCTGACCTGGCAGTGCACGAGAAAGCGGCTTTTGCTGCTATCGTGGAAAAAGCCAAGGCTGCCCAGTAAGGCATAGTTGCTCGGGCACGGTGTGCCGGAGCGATTACAAGTGATATGCCGTGGTCATCTCAAATGACCCATCCAGGGGAAGAGCAGCCGCTCTTCCCCTGTTTTTTTGTCGTTTATTTGTCATTTTACTTTGCCACCCCTTCGTCGGTCGTTGAACTGGGGATCGCTTAATTCGGAGTTAATCGGATGGATCACCTTCCCTCACTGGTGTCTGAAGCTCGCCAGACCATCCAGGCAGCGGATAGCGTCGCCGCCCTGGAAGAACTACGCGTACGCTACCTGGGCAAGAAAGGCGAAGTTACGGCCTTGTTGAAGGGCTTGGGCAAACTGCCGGCGGAACAGCGGCCTGAGGCCGGCGAGCGCATCAATCAGGCAAAACAGGCACTTACCCTGGATATCGACACCCAGCGCCAACAGCTGGAAGATGCTGCCTTGCAGGCGCGACTCGCCGCTGAACGGATCGATGTCACTTTGCCGGGCAGGGGACAACTTGGCGGCGGGCTGCACCCTGTTACTCGTACGCTGGAGCGTATCGAGGGGCTTTTCACCCGCATCGGTTATGAAGTGGCGGTTGGGCCCGAGATCGAAGATGACTACCATAACTTCGAAGCCTTGAATATTCCGGCCCATCACCCGGCCCGGGGTATGGCGGATACTTTCTACTTCGATGCGACCCGCCTGTTGCGCACCCACACCTCGCCAGTGCAGGTGCGTACGATGGAAAATGGTGAACCACCGTTTCGTATCGTCTGCCCGGGTCGTGTCTATCGCAGCGATTCCGATTTAACCCATACCCCCATGTTTCATCAGGTGGAGGGTCTGCTGGTGGACGAGGACATAAGCTTTGCCGACTTGAAGGGAACCATCGAAGACTTCCTGCAGGCGTTCTTTGAGCGTGACGATTTGTCGGTACGTTTTCGTCCCTCCTACTTTCCCTTTACCGAACCCTCGGCGGAAGTGGATATCGAGTGCGTGATGTGCAATGGCGAGGGCTGCCGAGTGTGTTCGCATAGCGGCTGGCTCGAGGTGATGGGGTGCGGCATGGTGCATCCCGAAGTCTTTCGTCATAGCGCTATCGATAGCGAGCGTTACACCGGATTCGCTTTCGGTATGGGGGCGGAGCGCCTGGCCATGTTGCGCTATGGAGTCAACGATTTGCGCCTGTTCTTCGAGAACGACCTTCGTTTCTTGCGCCAATTTGCCTGAGCCCGCGGTAGAACACAGGAATCCTCATGAAATTTTCTGAACAATGGCTGCGTGACTGGGTGTCACCGCAGCTGGAAACTCAAGCCTTGGCGGATCAGATCACCATGGCCGGTCTTGAAATCGATGCCGTGGAGCCGGTCGCGGCTGCGTTCAGTGGCGTCGTGGTAGCGCAAGTCCTGACCAAGACGCAGCATCCCGACGCCGACAAGCTCAACGTCTGCAGCGTCGACGATGGCAGTGGTGAACCCGTCCAGGTGGTATGCGGTGCGCCTAATGTGGACGCCGGCCAACGAGTCGCCTTCGTGCGCGTGGGCGGCGTGCTGCCGGGTGATTTCAAGATCAAGAAAGCCAAACTGCGTGGTGTGGAGTCACGTGGGATGATCTGTTCGGCTTCGGAGCTGGGCCTGGAGGAAGAAACTTCCGAAGGCATCCTGGTTCTGCCCCAAAGCGCCCCCGTAGGCGAGGATTTCCGCCGTTTCATGGGGCTGGACGACTATACGCTGGAAGTCGACTTGACTCCTAATCGCGGCGATTGCCTGAGCATCAAGGGCATGGCCCGTGAAGTAGGAGTGCTCAATCAACTGGACATCAACGAACCGGATACCGGCTCGGTCCCGGCCGTGCATGAGGATATCTTTCCGGCCCGTGTGGAAGAGCCGTCTCGTTGCCCTCGGTATATCGGCCGCTTGATACGCAATGTAAACGCGACCGCCGCAACTCCGTTGTGGATGGTCGAGCGCCTGCGTCGTAGCGGTGTGCGCTCCATAGACGCCGTCGTGGATGTCACCAATTACGTCATGCTCGAACTTGGCCAGCCGCTGCATGCCTTTGACCGCGCCCAACTTACCGGCAGCATGATCATTCGCCTGGCCCAAGAGGGAGAAAAGCTTACCCTTCTGGATGGCCAGGAAATCGCACTGCAGGCGCAAACTCTAGTCATCGCCGACGAGAGTGGCCCGCTGGCCATGGCCGGCATCATGGGTGGGGAAAACTCGGGGGTAAGCGCCTCGACCGATACGATTTTCCTGGAATCGGCGTTTTTTACACCGCTGGCGGTGGCAGGGCAAGCTCGCTCCTATGGTCTCCATACGGATGCTTCGCATCGCTTTGAACGCGGTGTCGACCCACAACTGGCCCCGGTTGCTATCGAGCGGGCAACCCGCTTGTTGCTGGATATTTGCGGCGGTGAGCCCGGCCCTCTGGTCGAAGCGGGTAACAGTGATGAGCTGCCGCAGGCAGCACACATCACCTTGCGCGCCGGACGTTTACAGCAGGCGTTACACAAGGCTCTGCCGACCGAGGAAGTGACCGACATACTCGAGCGCCTGGGATTGCAGGTGACAGAAGGGCAAAGCCGGTGGGATGTGCTTACGCCCAGCTGGCGTTTCGATCTGGCCATCGAAGAGGACCTCATCGAGGAAGTCGCACGTATCCATGGCTACAATAATCTACCCGTCCGTCGCCCTGCGGCGCGCCTGGCGCTGCACTCCGCCGATGAAGCCCGCTTGAGCCTCGCACAATTGCGCAGGCAAATGGTCGCCCGGGGTTATCAAGAAGCCGTGACCTACAGTTTCGTTGCTCCTGAGCTCCAGCAGGTGCTTCTGCCTGAGGCGGTATCTCCTAGATTGGCCAACCCGATTTCAGCGGATCTTTCGGTCATGCGGGCGAGTCTTTTTCCCGGCCTGATCCGGGCCATGGAACATAACCTCAATCGCCAGCAGACACGTATTCGCTTGTTCGAAAGCGGCCTGGTGTTCAATGGTGAGCTGGATGAACTTTCCCAGGTGCCGATGTTGGGGGCGCTGGTGTGCGGTGCTCGTGAAGCCGAAGGATGGGCGGGTGGCCGTGAAAACGTTGACTTCTATGATTTGAAAGGCGATCTGGAGAGTCTGCTGGCACTGGGTGGGGCGGCGCATGAGTGGCGCTTTGAACCCGGTGACCACTCAGCCTTGCACCCGGGACAGTGCGCTAAGATCCTCTATCGTGGAAGCGAGGCCGGTTGGATCGGTACCTTGCATCCGCAAGTGAGAGCCAAGCTGGGCTTGAAAGCGGAGGCGGTACTCTTCGAGGTTCGCCTGGATGCCCTGAGTGAAGGGCGGGTACCCGCTTTCGAGCCGTTATCGCGTTATCCCGAAGTTCGACGCGATCTGGCGTTTCTGGTCGAAGAGGGGGTGCCGGTTCAACAGCTTCTGGACGAAGTCGGTTCTCGTGCGGGTGACTGGCTCAAGGAAGCGAAGCTGTTTGACGTCTATGCCGGTAAAGGGGTGGCGCAAGGGTTCAAGAGTATCGCCCTGGGCTTGACCTGGCAGCATCCATCGCGCACGCTTAATGATGATGAAATCAACCAGTTGGTTGATAATATTGTGACTCATGTGTGTGCTGAGCTGGATGCGCAGTTACGTAGTTGACCCGGTAACCGAGACCGTAGGCGACAGGCAAAGGCGATGCACGACGACATGTCCTTGACGACATCGATCTTGGCGATGCGTTCGCTGCAAGGAGGGTGGCTATAATGGGTGCGTTGACCAAAGCGGAACTGGCGGAACATCTAC
It encodes the following:
- the rplT gene encoding 50S ribosomal protein L20, translated to MTRVKRGVVARRRHKKILKQAKGYYGARSRVFRVAKQAVIKAGQYAYRDRRNRKRQFRALWIQRINAGARLNGMSYSRFVGGLKKAGIEIDRKVLADLAVHEKAAFAAIVEKAKAAQ
- the pheS gene encoding phenylalanine--tRNA ligase subunit alpha — translated: MDHLPSLVSEARQTIQAADSVAALEELRVRYLGKKGEVTALLKGLGKLPAEQRPEAGERINQAKQALTLDIDTQRQQLEDAALQARLAAERIDVTLPGRGQLGGGLHPVTRTLERIEGLFTRIGYEVAVGPEIEDDYHNFEALNIPAHHPARGMADTFYFDATRLLRTHTSPVQVRTMENGEPPFRIVCPGRVYRSDSDLTHTPMFHQVEGLLVDEDISFADLKGTIEDFLQAFFERDDLSVRFRPSYFPFTEPSAEVDIECVMCNGEGCRVCSHSGWLEVMGCGMVHPEVFRHSAIDSERYTGFAFGMGAERLAMLRYGVNDLRLFFENDLRFLRQFA
- the pheT gene encoding phenylalanine--tRNA ligase subunit beta, with the translated sequence MKFSEQWLRDWVSPQLETQALADQITMAGLEIDAVEPVAAAFSGVVVAQVLTKTQHPDADKLNVCSVDDGSGEPVQVVCGAPNVDAGQRVAFVRVGGVLPGDFKIKKAKLRGVESRGMICSASELGLEEETSEGILVLPQSAPVGEDFRRFMGLDDYTLEVDLTPNRGDCLSIKGMAREVGVLNQLDINEPDTGSVPAVHEDIFPARVEEPSRCPRYIGRLIRNVNATAATPLWMVERLRRSGVRSIDAVVDVTNYVMLELGQPLHAFDRAQLTGSMIIRLAQEGEKLTLLDGQEIALQAQTLVIADESGPLAMAGIMGGENSGVSASTDTIFLESAFFTPLAVAGQARSYGLHTDASHRFERGVDPQLAPVAIERATRLLLDICGGEPGPLVEAGNSDELPQAAHITLRAGRLQQALHKALPTEEVTDILERLGLQVTEGQSRWDVLTPSWRFDLAIEEDLIEEVARIHGYNNLPVRRPAARLALHSADEARLSLAQLRRQMVARGYQEAVTYSFVAPELQQVLLPEAVSPRLANPISADLSVMRASLFPGLIRAMEHNLNRQQTRIRLFESGLVFNGELDELSQVPMLGALVCGAREAEGWAGGRENVDFYDLKGDLESLLALGGAAHEWRFEPGDHSALHPGQCAKILYRGSEAGWIGTLHPQVRAKLGLKAEAVLFEVRLDALSEGRVPAFEPLSRYPEVRRDLAFLVEEGVPVQQLLDEVGSRAGDWLKEAKLFDVYAGKGVAQGFKSIALGLTWQHPSRTLNDDEINQLVDNIVTHVCAELDAQLRS